In Amycolatopsis jiangsuensis, the following proteins share a genomic window:
- a CDS encoding ABC transporter ATP-binding protein yields the protein MADSITVRGLSADAGQTPLLRDVSFEVRAGEVVTLFGPSGAGKTTIAMAVAGLTRPGVSLDGTVEAPARTGYLPQQAAGTLNPARRVGHALGELVGLRVPRMTRAQRRARVTEVLRAVAFEGDLGPVLRRYPAEFSGGQRTRLALAQVLATRPDALVLDEPTTGLDAGRKTELAGHLGALARNGVALLVVTHDPDVVAALDTRLLRVHNGVVTPSEAPQPRPTGATRPSVSCSGSPAAELRTVSVHFGSANVLREADLALFPGETVGLAGASGAGKSTVARCLAGLEQPSRGTVLAGGRPLPPLRRRTRAQLARVQYVWQEAAPSFDPRRPVEVQVAATATRLRGVCPGEALAEAREELAELGLTPAQAARYPPGLSGGQLQRAALARALLARPEVLLCDEVTTGLDTNLATHLLGHIDAYQRRTGAAVLLISHDPHVLTGRANRVLTVENGQMVG from the coding sequence GTGGCTGACTCGATCACGGTCCGCGGCCTCAGCGCAGACGCGGGGCAGACGCCCCTCCTGCGGGACGTCTCGTTCGAGGTCCGAGCTGGGGAGGTGGTCACGTTGTTCGGCCCCTCCGGCGCCGGCAAGACGACGATCGCCATGGCCGTCGCCGGGCTCACCCGGCCCGGGGTTTCGCTGGACGGGACCGTCGAGGCTCCGGCGCGGACCGGATACCTGCCCCAGCAGGCGGCCGGAACGCTCAACCCGGCGCGCCGCGTGGGCCACGCACTGGGCGAACTGGTGGGCTTGCGGGTGCCGCGGATGACCCGGGCGCAGCGTCGGGCGCGGGTCACGGAGGTACTGCGTGCGGTGGCGTTCGAGGGAGATCTGGGCCCGGTACTGCGGCGGTATCCGGCGGAGTTCTCCGGCGGCCAGCGCACGCGGCTCGCCTTGGCGCAGGTGCTCGCGACCCGGCCGGATGCCCTCGTGCTCGACGAACCGACCACCGGTCTCGACGCCGGGCGCAAGACCGAACTCGCCGGTCACCTCGGCGCACTCGCCCGCAACGGGGTGGCCCTCCTTGTCGTCACGCACGATCCGGATGTGGTGGCAGCACTGGACACCCGGCTGCTGCGGGTGCACAACGGCGTCGTGACGCCGTCGGAAGCCCCGCAGCCACGGCCGACGGGGGCGACACGTCCGTCCGTCTCCTGCTCCGGTTCTCCCGCGGCGGAGCTGCGTACCGTGTCCGTCCACTTCGGCTCGGCGAACGTACTTCGGGAAGCCGATCTGGCGCTGTTCCCGGGTGAAACGGTGGGGTTGGCCGGTGCGTCCGGTGCCGGTAAGTCCACAGTGGCCCGGTGCCTTGCGGGCCTGGAGCAACCCAGCCGCGGCACGGTGCTCGCCGGCGGCCGTCCGTTGCCCCCACTGCGTCGCCGGACCCGCGCGCAGCTCGCCCGGGTCCAGTACGTGTGGCAGGAGGCGGCGCCGTCGTTCGATCCGCGCCGCCCGGTGGAAGTCCAGGTGGCCGCCACCGCGACCCGGCTGCGCGGAGTGTGCCCGGGGGAAGCGCTGGCGGAAGCCCGGGAGGAACTGGCCGAACTCGGCCTCACCCCGGCACAAGCGGCCCGCTACCCACCGGGGCTGTCCGGTGGCCAGCTGCAGCGCGCCGCACTGGCCCGCGCTCTGCTGGCCCGCCCCGAGGTCCTGCTCTGCGACGAGGTGACCACCGGACTGGATACGAACCTGGCCACCCACCTCCTCGGCCACATCGACGCCTACCAGCGGCGAACCGGCGCCGCAGTACTCTTGATCAGTCACGACCCGCACGTACTGACCGGACGCGCGAACCGGGTGCTGACTGTCGAGAATGGACAGATGGTCGGTTGA